Proteins found in one Chlamydia pneumoniae TW-183 genomic segment:
- the dxr gene encoding 1-deoxy-D-xylulose-5-phosphate reductoisomerase has translation MKHLAVLGSTGSIGRQTLEIVRRYPSEFKIISMASYGNNLRLFFQQLEEFAPLAAAVYNEEVYNEACQRFPHMQFFLGQEGLTQLCIMDTVTTVVAASSGIEALPAILESMKKGKALALANKEILVCAGELVSKTAKENGIKVLPIDSEHNALYQCLEGRTIEGIKKLILTASGGPLLNKSLEELSCVTKQDVLNHPIWNMGSKVTVDSSTLVNKGLEIIEAYWLFGLENIEILAVIHPQSLIHGMVEFLDGSVISIMNPPDMLFPIQYALTAPERFASPRDGMDFSKKQTLEFFPVDEERFPSIRLAQQVLEKQGSSGSFFNAANEVLVRRFLCEEISWCDILRKLTTLMECHKVYACHSLEDILEVDGEARALAQEI, from the coding sequence TTGAAACATTTAGCCGTTCTTGGGTCAACAGGTAGTATTGGCCGTCAAACATTAGAGATTGTGCGGCGCTATCCTTCAGAATTTAAAATTATTTCTATGGCTTCTTATGGAAATAATCTAAGGTTATTTTTTCAGCAACTAGAGGAGTTTGCTCCGTTAGCCGCAGCGGTCTATAACGAAGAGGTTTATAACGAGGCCTGTCAGCGATTCCCCCATATGCAATTTTTCCTAGGCCAGGAGGGTTTAACCCAACTTTGTATCATGGATACAGTCACTACTGTCGTTGCTGCTTCTTCAGGAATCGAGGCGCTACCCGCGATTCTAGAGTCGATGAAAAAAGGAAAAGCACTAGCTTTAGCAAACAAAGAAATTTTAGTTTGTGCTGGCGAATTGGTTTCTAAGACTGCAAAGGAAAATGGTATAAAAGTTCTTCCTATTGATAGCGAGCATAATGCTTTGTATCAATGTTTAGAAGGCAGGACGATTGAGGGAATCAAGAAACTGATTCTTACAGCTTCTGGAGGGCCTCTGCTCAACAAGTCTTTAGAAGAGCTTTCTTGTGTAACAAAACAAGATGTTTTGAACCATCCTATATGGAATATGGGTTCAAAAGTGACTGTGGACTCATCCACATTGGTCAATAAGGGACTCGAAATTATCGAGGCGTATTGGCTGTTTGGTTTAGAAAATATTGAAATCCTGGCTGTAATTCATCCTCAGAGCTTAATCCATGGTATGGTAGAGTTTTTAGATGGGAGTGTGATTTCTATCATGAATCCGCCTGATATGCTCTTCCCAATACAATACGCTTTAACAGCTCCAGAGCGTTTTGCATCTCCTAGGGATGGTATGGATTTTTCGAAGAAACAAACTTTAGAATTTTTTCCGGTAGATGAGGAGCGATTTCCTAGTATCCGTTTAGCACAACAGGTATTAGAGAAACAGGGGTCTTCTGGAAGCTTTTTTAATGCAGCCAATGAAGTATTAGTGCGGAGGTTCCTTTGCGAAGAGATTTCTTGGTGTGACATTTTACGCAAATTAACGACTCTTATGGAATGTCATAAGGTTTATGCCTGCCACTCTTTAGAAGATATTTTAGAAGTAGATGGTGAGGCTAGAGCTCTTGCTCAAGAAATATAA
- a CDS encoding metal ABC transporter ATP-binding protein — protein sequence MNVKDETFWSVHNLCVNYEHAAVLYHISFSLGKGSLTAILGPNGAGKSTLLKASLGLIKPSSGTVYFFNQKFKKVRQRIAYMPQRASVDWDFPMTVLDLALMGCYSYKGMWGRISSDDRREAFHILERVGLESVADRQIGQLSGGQQQRAFLARALMQKADLYLMDELFSAIDMASFKTSVGVLQELRDQGKTIVVVHHDLSHVRQLFDHVVLLNKRLICCGPTDECLNGDTIFQTYGCEIELLEQTLKLSRGKQFGSC from the coding sequence TTGAATGTCAAAGATGAGACTTTTTGGTCTGTACACAACCTTTGTGTAAACTATGAGCATGCAGCCGTTCTTTATCACATATCCTTTTCCTTGGGAAAGGGGTCATTAACTGCTATTTTAGGTCCTAATGGAGCTGGTAAAAGCACTCTCTTAAAGGCTTCCTTAGGCCTGATCAAACCCTCTTCGGGGACTGTTTATTTTTTTAATCAAAAATTTAAGAAGGTGCGTCAGCGCATAGCCTATATGCCTCAGAGAGCTAGCGTGGATTGGGATTTTCCAATGACTGTCTTAGATTTAGCCCTTATGGGGTGTTACAGCTATAAAGGAATGTGGGGGAGAATTTCTTCGGATGATCGAAGGGAGGCCTTTCATATTTTAGAAAGAGTTGGTTTGGAATCCGTAGCAGATAGACAAATAGGACAGCTCTCAGGAGGACAGCAACAAAGAGCATTTTTAGCACGTGCTTTGATGCAAAAAGCAGATCTATATCTTATGGATGAGTTGTTTTCAGCGATTGATATGGCTTCGTTTAAAACATCTGTAGGGGTTTTGCAAGAGCTGCGAGATCAGGGAAAGACTATCGTCGTTGTTCATCATGACTTGAGTCATGTGCGTCAACTATTTGATCATGTGGTTTTATTGAATAAGCGTTTGATTTGTTGTGGCCCTACTGATGAATGTCTGAATGGAGACACTATTTTCCAAACGTATGGTTGTGAAATTGAACTTTTGGAACAAACCCTGAAGCTCTCTCGAGGAAAACAATTTGGATCGTGCTGA
- a CDS encoding esterase/lipase family protein, with the protein MKKFLLTILFLAVGNPLFSETSVIQTLPSGIGGLKETSKQKESVVCVHAFLRSYTSLKPIARVLEKEHYDVFIWNYETRKFTLEKHAEHLNRLLKKIAELKPGVPINFVTHSIGGVIVRVALAHPDCPEEAKKGKAILMAPPNAGSTLARRYRCVKFVQFVFGGKLGRQLLTYCPTKMLNVGKLPSSLDVLILSGNRHSKFLPFRLPYENDGKVCTIETKLDTPHKAYVIHTSHTYIITNRKSLYLMKEFLKEGNTTPIIEHVPEAALEQTVMEDKQKNSRLKPYPNQDIYVIHCFGSRPYNLYGFPKKWSLNQKNEINPEKLEK; encoded by the coding sequence ATGAAGAAATTTTTATTAACTATACTCTTTTTAGCTGTGGGTAATCCTTTATTCTCGGAAACCTCGGTAATCCAAACCCTTCCATCTGGAATTGGGGGATTAAAGGAAACCTCAAAACAAAAAGAATCCGTGGTCTGCGTGCATGCGTTTTTAAGATCTTATACATCTTTAAAACCTATTGCTCGCGTTCTAGAAAAAGAACATTACGATGTCTTTATTTGGAATTATGAGACGCGCAAGTTTACTCTAGAAAAGCATGCTGAACATCTCAATCGCTTGCTGAAAAAAATAGCTGAACTTAAGCCTGGAGTCCCTATAAACTTCGTAACTCATTCTATTGGAGGAGTCATTGTTCGTGTAGCACTCGCTCACCCTGATTGCCCCGAAGAAGCCAAAAAAGGAAAAGCTATTCTCATGGCTCCTCCGAACGCAGGGTCTACACTAGCTAGACGCTACCGCTGTGTGAAATTCGTACAGTTCGTATTTGGAGGAAAATTAGGACGACAGCTTCTTACCTACTGCCCCACAAAGATGTTAAATGTCGGGAAACTCCCTTCGTCTTTAGACGTTCTCATTCTTAGTGGGAACAGACATAGCAAATTCCTTCCTTTCCGCCTGCCCTATGAAAACGATGGTAAGGTATGCACTATAGAGACAAAGCTAGATACTCCACATAAAGCTTACGTGATCCACACGAGTCATACCTACATCATTACTAATCGGAAGTCGCTCTATCTTATGAAAGAGTTTTTAAAAGAAGGAAATACAACCCCGATAATCGAGCACGTTCCCGAAGCAGCTTTAGAACAAACTGTTATGGAAGACAAACAAAAGAACTCAAGACTTAAGCCTTACCCTAACCAAGACATCTACGTTATACACTGCTTTGGTTCTCGTCCTTACAACCTTTACGGATTTCCAAAAAAATGGAGCCTTAACCAAAAAAACGAAATAAATCCTGAAAAGTTAGAAAAATAA
- a CDS encoding iron chelate uptake ABC transporter family permease subunit yields MLSCVFSDTIFLSSFLAVTLICMTTALWGTILLISKQPLLSESLSHASYPGLLVGALMAQYVFSLQASIFWIVLFGCAASVFGYGIIVFLGKVCKLHKDSALCFVLVVFFAIGVILASYVKESSPTLYNRINAYLYGQAATLGFLEATLAAIVFCASLFALWWWYRQIVVTTFDKDFAVTCGLKTVLYEALSLIFISLVIVSGVRSVGIVLISAMFVAPSLGARQLSDRLSTILILSAFFGGISGALGSYISVAFTCRAIIGQQAVPVTLPTGPLVVICAGLLAGLCLLFSPKSGWVIRFVRRKHFSFSKDQEHLLKVFWHISHNRLENISVRDFVCSYKYQEYFGPKPFPRWRVQILEWRGYVKKEQDYYRLTKKGRSEALRLVRAHRLWESYLVNSLDFSKESVHELAEEIEHVLTEELDHTLTEILNDPCYDPHRQIIPNKKKEV; encoded by the coding sequence ATGCTCAGTTGTGTTTTTTCTGATACGATTTTCTTATCTAGTTTTTTAGCTGTCACTTTGATTTGTATGACCACAGCTTTGTGGGGGACAATTCTCTTGATTAGCAAGCAGCCTCTTTTAAGCGAAAGTTTATCTCACGCGTCGTATCCAGGACTTCTAGTTGGAGCTTTGATGGCGCAATATGTTTTCTCATTGCAAGCTTCTATTTTTTGGATTGTGTTGTTTGGGTGTGCTGCTTCGGTATTTGGTTATGGGATCATTGTTTTCTTAGGGAAAGTATGTAAATTACATAAAGACTCCGCCCTTTGTTTTGTTCTTGTGGTATTCTTTGCTATCGGAGTGATTTTAGCCAGTTATGTCAAGGAAAGTAGCCCTACGCTATACAATCGCATTAACGCCTATCTATATGGGCAAGCAGCCACTTTAGGTTTTCTTGAAGCTACGTTGGCTGCGATCGTCTTTTGTGCTTCGTTATTTGCTTTATGGTGGTGGTATCGACAAATTGTTGTGACTACTTTTGATAAAGATTTTGCTGTTACTTGTGGCTTAAAGACTGTTCTTTATGAAGCACTCAGTCTAATTTTTATATCGTTGGTGATCGTAAGTGGAGTTCGAAGCGTAGGGATTGTTTTAATTTCTGCTATGTTTGTGGCTCCTTCTTTAGGTGCTCGTCAGCTTTCCGATCGTCTAAGTACAATTCTTATCCTTTCTGCATTCTTTGGAGGGATTAGCGGAGCTTTAGGAAGCTATATCTCTGTAGCATTCACATGTCGTGCTATTATAGGGCAACAGGCGGTGCCTGTAACCTTGCCTACGGGACCTTTGGTTGTCATTTGTGCTGGATTATTGGCCGGTCTATGTTTGCTTTTTTCTCCAAAATCTGGGTGGGTCATTCGTTTTGTCCGTAGGAAGCACTTTTCGTTTTCAAAGGATCAAGAACACCTTTTAAAGGTGTTTTGGCATATTTCTCATAATCGTTTAGAGAACATTAGTGTTCGAGATTTTGTCTGTAGTTATAAGTATCAGGAGTATTTTGGGCCTAAGCCTTTCCCTAGATGGAGAGTTCAGATTTTAGAATGGCGGGGTTATGTTAAAAAAGAACAAGATTATTATCGACTCACAAAAAAAGGAAGAAGTGAGGCCTTAAGATTAGTTCGTGCTCACAGATTATGGGAATCGTATCTTGTGAATTCTTTAGATTTTAGCAAGGAAAGTGTTCATGAGTTGGCTGAGGAAATAGAGCATGTTCTTACTGAAGAATTGGATCATACCTTGACAGAGATTCTCAATGATCCTTGTTATGATCCTCATCGACAAATTATCCCAAATAAAAAAAAGGAAGTCTAA
- a CDS encoding DNA binding protein DdbA, producing the protein MAVEQSHIKEEIEKLIGKAIKRVCGNKENDLCRYLPGPSGGYMHHFTLKKMKSAAPEQLLKMLKTFILESETPRTINPKPRAPRGSKKRRDFINFTKTDIERVLELARQVGDKDLLARFSPKKPLTSLKRELIRSIRNGIVSVELWNAYVEAVKAVSSPNLEVTSPFV; encoded by the coding sequence ATGGCCGTAGAACAATCACATATAAAAGAAGAAATAGAAAAACTGATCGGAAAAGCTATTAAAAGAGTCTGCGGAAACAAAGAAAACGATTTATGTCGCTATCTTCCAGGCCCTAGCGGCGGTTATATGCATCATTTCACTCTAAAAAAGATGAAAAGCGCTGCTCCCGAACAACTTTTAAAAATGTTAAAAACATTTATTTTAGAATCGGAAACCCCACGCACAATTAATCCTAAGCCTAGAGCTCCTAGAGGCTCTAAAAAACGTCGTGACTTTATTAACTTTACTAAAACAGATATTGAACGCGTTTTAGAACTGGCAAGACAAGTTGGAGACAAAGACCTCCTCGCTCGCTTTAGCCCTAAAAAACCGTTAACTTCTTTAAAAAGGGAGTTAATTCGTTCGATTCGCAACGGTATCGTGAGCGTAGAGCTATGGAATGCCTACGTCGAAGCTGTGAAGGCTGTAAGCTCTCCCAACCTTGAAGTTACCTCTCCTTTCGTTTAA
- a CDS encoding metal ABC transporter solute-binding protein, Zn/Mn family, whose product MDAKMGYIFKVMRWIFCFVACGITFGCTNSGFQNANSRPCILSMNRMIHDCVERVVGNRLATAVLIKGSLDPHAYEMVKGDKDKIAGSAVIFCNGLGLEHTLSLRKHLENNPNSVKLGERLIARGAFVPLEEDGICDPHIWMDLSIWKEAVIEITEVLIEKFPEWSAEFKANSEELVCEMSILDSWAKQCLSTIPENLRYLVSGHNAFSYFTRRYLATPEEVASGAWRSRCISPEGLSPEAQISVRDIMAVVDYINEHDVSVVFPEDTLNQDALKKIVSSLKKSHLVRLAQKPLYSDNVDDNYFSTFKHNVCLITEELGGVALECQR is encoded by the coding sequence ATGGATGCGAAAATGGGATATATATTTAAAGTGATGCGTTGGATTTTCTGTTTCGTGGCATGTGGTATAACTTTTGGATGTACCAATTCTGGGTTTCAGAATGCAAATTCACGTCCTTGTATACTATCCATGAATCGCATGATTCATGATTGTGTTGAAAGAGTCGTGGGGAATAGGCTTGCTACCGCTGTTTTGATCAAAGGATCCTTAGACCCTCATGCGTATGAGATGGTTAAAGGGGATAAGGACAAGATTGCTGGAAGTGCCGTAATTTTTTGTAACGGCCTGGGTCTTGAGCATACATTAAGTTTGCGGAAGCATTTAGAAAATAATCCCAATAGTGTCAAGTTAGGGGAGCGGTTGATAGCGCGTGGGGCCTTTGTTCCTCTAGAAGAAGACGGTATTTGCGATCCTCATATCTGGATGGATCTTTCTATTTGGAAGGAAGCTGTCATAGAAATTACAGAAGTTCTCATTGAAAAGTTCCCTGAATGGTCTGCTGAATTTAAAGCAAATAGTGAGGAACTTGTTTGTGAAATGTCTATTTTAGATTCTTGGGCGAAACAATGCTTGAGCACAATTCCTGAAAATTTACGGTATCTTGTCTCAGGTCATAATGCGTTCAGTTACTTTACACGTCGCTATTTAGCTACTCCTGAAGAAGTGGCTTCCGGAGCATGGAGGTCTCGTTGTATTTCTCCTGAGGGTCTATCTCCAGAAGCTCAAATCAGTGTTCGTGATATTATGGCGGTTGTAGATTATATTAATGAGCATGATGTCAGTGTGGTTTTCCCTGAGGATACTCTGAACCAAGATGCGTTGAAAAAAATTGTTTCTTCTCTGAAGAAAAGTCATTTAGTTCGTCTAGCTCAAAAACCATTGTATAGTGATAATGTGGACGACAATTATTTTAGCACCTTTAAACATAATGTCTGCCTTATCACAGAAGAATTAGGAGGGGTGGCTCTTGAATGTCAAAGATGA
- a CDS encoding metal ABC transporter permease, whose protein sequence is MALGPSPYYGVSFFQFFSVFFSRLFSGSLFTGSLYIDDIQIIVFLAISCSGAFAGTFLVLRKMAMYANAVSHTVLFGLVCVCLFTHQLTTLSLGTLTLAAMATAMLTGFLIYFIRNTFKVSEESSTALVFSLLFSLSLVLLVFMTKNAHIGTELVLGNADSLTKEDIFPVTIVILANAVITIFAFRSLVCSSFDSVFASSLGIPIRLVDYLIIFQLSACLVGAFKAVGVLMALAFLIIPSLIAKVIAKSIRSLMAWSLVFSIGTAFLAPASSRAILSAYDLGLSTSGISVVFLTMMYIVVKFISYFRGYFSKNFEKISEKSSQY, encoded by the coding sequence ATGGCTTTGGGACCTTCTCCTTATTATGGAGTATCTTTTTTCCAATTTTTTTCAGTATTTTTTTCGAGACTGTTTTCTGGAAGTCTTTTCACGGGTTCTCTCTATATTGATGATATTCAGATTATAGTATTCCTTGCTATTTCCTGTTCAGGTGCTTTTGCAGGAACTTTTTTAGTCTTGCGAAAGATGGCTATGTATGCGAATGCTGTCTCTCATACTGTCCTTTTTGGTTTGGTCTGTGTTTGTTTGTTTACGCATCAACTGACGACCCTCTCTTTGGGTACCTTGACTCTTGCAGCAATGGCAACAGCTATGCTGACAGGGTTTCTTATTTACTTTATTCGTAATACTTTTAAAGTTTCAGAAGAGAGCAGCACCGCTCTAGTCTTTTCTTTATTATTCTCTCTGAGCCTTGTTTTGTTAGTCTTTATGACAAAGAATGCTCATATAGGAACGGAGCTTGTGTTAGGAAACGCAGATTCTTTAACGAAAGAGGATATTTTCCCTGTCACTATTGTGATTTTGGCTAATGCTGTAATTACTATTTTTGCGTTCCGTAGCTTAGTTTGTTCTTCTTTCGATTCTGTATTTGCCTCTTCTTTAGGAATTCCTATTCGGTTGGTTGATTATTTGATTATTTTTCAACTTTCTGCATGTCTTGTAGGAGCTTTTAAGGCTGTAGGTGTATTAATGGCACTTGCTTTTCTGATCATTCCATCGCTTATTGCTAAGGTTATTGCAAAATCGATAAGGAGTCTTATGGCTTGGTCGTTAGTTTTTAGTATTGGTACAGCATTTTTAGCTCCTGCATCTTCGAGAGCAATTCTTAGTGCTTATGATTTGGGGTTATCGACTTCGGGAATCTCTGTAGTGTTCTTGACGATGATGTACATCGTGGTTAAATTTATAAGCTATTTTCGAGGCTATTTTTCTAAAAATTTTGAAAAAATAAGTGAGAAAAGTTCTCAATATTAG
- a CDS encoding M50 family metallopeptidase, giving the protein MTIIYFILAALALGILVLIHELGHLVVAKAVGMAVESFSIGFGPALFKKRIGGIEYRIGCIPFGGYVRIRGMERTKEKGEKGKIDSVYDIPQGFFSKSPWKRILVLVAGPLANILLAVLAFSILYMNGGRSKNYSDCSKVVGWVHPVLQAEGLLPGDEILTCNGKPYVGDKDMLTTSLLEGHLNLEIKRPGYLTVPSKEFAIDVEFDPTKFGVPCSGASYLLYGNQVPLTKNSPMENSELRPNDRFVWMDGTLLFSMAQISQILNESYAFVKVARNDKIFFSRQPRVLASVLHYTPYLRNELIDTQYEAGLKGKWSSLYTLPYVINSYGYIEGELTAIDPESPLPQPQERLQLGDRILAIDGTPVSGSVDILRLVQNHRVSIIVQQMSPQELEEVNSRDADKRFIASYHSEDLLQILNHLGESHPVEVAGPYRLLDPVQPRPWIDVYSSESLDKQLEVAKKIKNKDKQRYYLERLDAEKQKPSLGISLKDLKVRYNPSPVVMLSNITKESLITLKALVTGHLSPQWLSGPVGIVQVLHTGWSVGFSEVLFWIGLISMNLAVLNLLPIPVLDGGYILLCLWEIVTRRRLNMKIVERILVPFTFLLIIFFIFLTFQDLFRFFG; this is encoded by the coding sequence ATGACAATAATCTATTTTATTCTAGCAGCCCTAGCTTTAGGGATTTTAGTGTTAATTCATGAACTTGGTCATCTGGTAGTAGCAAAAGCTGTAGGAATGGCTGTAGAGAGTTTTAGCATAGGCTTTGGTCCTGCTTTATTTAAAAAGCGTATAGGCGGCATAGAATATCGCATTGGATGCATTCCTTTTGGAGGCTATGTTCGTATCAGAGGTATGGAACGTACCAAAGAAAAAGGGGAGAAGGGGAAGATAGACTCTGTCTATGATATTCCTCAGGGATTTTTTAGTAAGTCTCCTTGGAAACGCATTCTGGTTCTTGTTGCTGGTCCTCTTGCCAATATTTTATTAGCTGTCTTGGCTTTCAGCATTCTTTACATGAATGGGGGAAGAAGTAAAAATTATAGCGACTGTTCTAAAGTGGTAGGTTGGGTCCATCCTGTTTTACAGGCAGAAGGATTGCTCCCTGGAGACGAGATTCTTACGTGTAATGGTAAGCCTTATGTGGGAGATAAGGACATGCTAACAACCTCTTTATTAGAGGGGCATCTCAATCTAGAAATCAAACGTCCTGGCTATTTGACAGTTCCTAGCAAAGAGTTCGCTATTGATGTTGAGTTTGATCCCACAAAATTCGGGGTTCCCTGTTCTGGAGCGAGTTATCTTTTGTATGGCAACCAGGTGCCCCTAACGAAGAACTCTCCTATGGAGAATTCAGAGCTACGTCCGAATGATCGTTTCGTTTGGATGGATGGCACACTTCTTTTCTCAATGGCTCAGATATCTCAGATACTCAATGAGTCTTATGCTTTTGTGAAAGTAGCACGGAATGACAAAATCTTCTTTTCTCGTCAACCTAGGGTATTGGCTTCCGTTTTACATTACACTCCCTACCTTCGTAATGAGCTTATAGATACGCAGTATGAGGCTGGACTTAAAGGCAAGTGGTCTTCGTTATATACATTGCCTTATGTAATCAATAGTTATGGATACATAGAAGGTGAACTTACTGCTATAGATCCAGAGTCTCCTTTGCCACAACCTCAAGAGAGGCTACAGCTTGGGGATCGCATTCTAGCTATTGATGGAACTCCTGTTTCTGGAAGTGTAGATATTTTACGTCTTGTTCAGAACCATCGGGTCTCTATTATTGTTCAGCAGATGAGTCCGCAAGAACTTGAAGAGGTGAATTCTCGAGATGCTGATAAGCGGTTTATCGCCTCTTATCATTCCGAAGATCTGTTACAAATTTTGAACCATTTAGGAGAGTCTCACCCAGTAGAAGTCGCGGGTCCTTATCGTCTTCTTGACCCTGTTCAGCCTCGTCCTTGGATTGATGTTTATTCTTCGGAGAGTTTGGATAAACAGTTGGAAGTAGCTAAGAAGATTAAGAACAAGGATAAACAAAGATACTATTTGGAGCGTCTTGATGCTGAGAAGCAAAAACCATCTTTAGGGATTTCTTTGAAAGATCTTAAGGTGAGGTATAATCCTTCACCTGTGGTTATGTTATCAAATATTACTAAGGAAAGTTTGATCACCTTGAAAGCTTTAGTTACTGGACATCTGAGTCCACAATGGCTTTCAGGACCTGTGGGTATTGTGCAGGTTTTACATACAGGATGGTCGGTAGGGTTTTCTGAAGTGCTCTTTTGGATCGGTCTAATTAGTATGAATTTGGCTGTCTTGAATTTGCTTCCTATTCCTGTTTTGGATGGAGGTTATATCCTTCTATGTTTGTGGGAGATAGTCACAAGAAGACGTTTGAATATGAAGATTGTGGAAAGGATTTTGGTTCCGTTCACTTTTTTATTGATCATCTTCTTTATTTTTCTAACTTTTCAGGATTTATTTCGTTTTTTTGGTTAA
- the npt1 gene encoding NTP/NDP exchange transporter Npt1, which yields MTKTEEKPFGKLRSFLWPIHTHELKKVLPMFLMFFCITFNYTVLRDTKDTLIVGAPGSGAEAIPFIKFWLVVPCAIIFMLIYAKLSNILSKQALFYAVGTPFLIFFALFPTVIYPLRDVLHPTEFADRLQAILPPGLLGLVAILRNWTFAAFYVLAELWGSVMLSLMFWGFANEITKIHEAKRFYALFGIGANISLLASGRAIVWASKLRASVSEGVDPWGISLRLLMAMTIVSGLVLMASYWWINKNVLTDPRFYNPEEMQKGKKGAKPKMNMKDSFLYLARSPYILLLALLVIAYGICINLIEVTWKSQLKLQYPNMNDYSEFMGNFSFWTGVVSVLIMLFVGGNVIRKFGWLTGALVTPVMVLLTGIVFFALVIFRNQASGLVAMFGTTPLMLAVVVGAIQNILSKSTKYALFDSTKEMAYIPLDQEQKVKGKAAIDVVAARFGKSGGALIQQGLLVICGSIGAMTPYLAVILLFIIAIWLVSATKLNKLFLAQSALKEQEVAQEDSAPASS from the coding sequence ATGACAAAAACCGAAGAAAAACCTTTTGGAAAATTGCGCTCTTTCTTGTGGCCGATACATACTCACGAGCTAAAGAAAGTTCTGCCAATGTTCCTAATGTTCTTCTGTATTACATTTAACTATACGGTGTTACGCGATACAAAAGACACTCTTATTGTGGGAGCTCCTGGTTCTGGTGCAGAGGCAATACCTTTCATCAAGTTTTGGCTTGTTGTCCCCTGTGCTATTATCTTTATGCTTATTTATGCAAAGCTAAGTAATATTTTAAGTAAGCAGGCCTTATTTTATGCAGTGGGAACGCCCTTTTTAATTTTCTTTGCCCTGTTCCCGACTGTAATTTATCCGCTACGCGATGTTTTACATCCTACAGAATTTGCTGACCGTTTACAGGCCATCCTACCTCCAGGATTGCTAGGACTCGTTGCCATCTTAAGAAACTGGACATTTGCTGCATTTTATGTACTTGCTGAACTATGGGGAAGCGTCATGCTATCTCTAATGTTCTGGGGATTTGCTAATGAAATTACAAAAATCCACGAAGCAAAGCGTTTCTACGCTCTTTTCGGTATCGGAGCTAATATTTCTTTACTAGCTTCTGGTCGTGCAATTGTTTGGGCTTCAAAGTTGAGAGCTTCCGTTTCTGAAGGTGTAGATCCTTGGGGAATTTCTTTACGTCTTTTGATGGCTATGACTATTGTATCTGGACTTGTTCTTATGGCCAGTTACTGGTGGATCAATAAGAACGTATTGACCGATCCTCGCTTCTATAATCCAGAAGAAATGCAAAAGGGGAAAAAAGGTGCTAAACCTAAAATGAATATGAAAGATAGCTTCCTCTATCTTGCTAGATCTCCTTATATTCTTTTATTAGCTCTCTTGGTTATTGCCTATGGTATTTGCATTAACTTAATCGAAGTGACTTGGAAAAGTCAGCTGAAACTGCAATATCCTAATATGAATGACTATAGTGAGTTCATGGGGAACTTCTCCTTCTGGACTGGCGTAGTATCCGTACTTATCATGCTATTTGTTGGTGGTAACGTCATTCGTAAATTTGGATGGTTAACTGGAGCCCTAGTCACTCCTGTCATGGTTCTCCTAACAGGTATCGTTTTCTTCGCTCTTGTTATCTTTAGAAACCAAGCTTCTGGGCTGGTCGCTATGTTCGGTACAACTCCTCTCATGCTAGCTGTGGTTGTCGGAGCTATACAGAATATTCTTTCGAAATCCACAAAATACGCTCTCTTTGACTCAACTAAAGAAATGGCCTATATCCCTCTTGACCAAGAGCAAAAAGTCAAAGGTAAGGCTGCTATTGATGTAGTTGCTGCCCGCTTCGGAAAATCAGGAGGAGCTTTAATCCAACAAGGTTTGCTCGTTATCTGTGGAAGTATTGGAGCTATGACCCCTTATCTTGCAGTGATTCTTCTTTTCATCATTGCTATTTGGTTGGTTTCTGCAACTAAGTTAAACAAACTATTCTTAGCGCAGTCTGCTCTTAAAGAACAAGAAGTGGCTCAAGAAGATTCAGCTCCTGCTTCTTCATAG